Genomic DNA from Neisseria lisongii:
CGCCTTCCAAGCCCAAATCCAGCAGCGCCTGCGGCGTGTTGGCAACGGGAAACAGCTTGGCGGTAGCTTTGTTCACGCCGACATCGGTGGCTTGCGCCGAGAGCAGCACGGCAATCAGCAGCTCAAACGGACTGCTGAAATTCAACTCAGTGGTCGGGTGCGGATTGGCGGCTCGGAAACGCTCGAAAATTTCTTGGCGTATGGTTTTGTTCATGGTTTGCGTGTGGTGGATATGAGAAATCAGCGATCGACACGGATGCCGTTTTCAGACGGCCTGTTTTGTGCCGCCGCTTCGTCTAATTTTTTCTGCAAGGTGTCGCAGGGCGTGTCGCAGTCGCACATTTTTTTCATGCCCAGCGAGGAAATGCCGCCGCAGCTTCCTTTGATGGTGCGGCGGGAAAAAATATAGCCGACCGCCATGCCGAAAATCACCAGCAGAAACAGGGCAAAAGTTAGCAGTATGGTTTTCATGGTTTGTGTTCCGTTACAAGTTTTCTAAATGCGGAGGACATGGCGGTGCGGTAGCCGTCTTGGTCGCGGATAATCAGGAAGACCGCCAGATTTTCCGCTTCCGCCAGTTTCAGCGCCGCCTGTTCGCCCAAAACAAACAAGCCCGTAGAAAGCCCGTCGGCGGTCATGGCATTGTCGGCGACCACGCTGATGGAGGCCAGATTGT
This window encodes:
- the nqrM gene encoding (Na+)-NQR maturation NqrM, producing MKTILLTFALFLLVIFGMAVGYIFSRRTIKGSCGGISSLGMKKMCDCDTPCDTLQKKLDEAAAQNRPSENGIRVDR